Proteins encoded within one genomic window of Anaerolineales bacterium:
- a CDS encoding FCD domain-containing protein codes for MNIMNESGQTDGTWKSELPATFLQYLADSPAAAGERLPSIHEISAHLGISSGKLREQLEVARQLGLVDVRPKTGIRRLPFSFLPSLRLTLNHALAIDPAYFEQFGDLRNALEVVFWKAAAQSLLPEDRQTLRRLVERAWEKLGGEPIQIPHAEHRALHLTIFSRFENTFVRGVLEMYWEAYEAFGLNVYADYAYLKRVWEYHERMVDAILAEEYELGYQIQIEHASLLHERPELHRLRWQGPTAALEAGATPREAE; via the coding sequence CACGTTCCTGCAGTATCTGGCAGATTCTCCGGCAGCAGCCGGGGAGCGCCTCCCGTCGATCCACGAAATCTCCGCCCACCTGGGGATCAGCTCGGGCAAGCTTCGCGAGCAGCTGGAGGTGGCACGCCAGCTCGGGTTGGTCGATGTCCGTCCCAAGACCGGCATCCGCCGGCTGCCGTTCAGCTTCCTACCCAGCCTGCGGCTGACCCTCAACCATGCGCTGGCGATCGATCCGGCTTACTTCGAGCAGTTCGGCGATCTACGCAATGCACTCGAAGTCGTTTTCTGGAAGGCGGCCGCCCAGAGCTTGCTGCCCGAGGACCGACAGACATTGCGCCGGCTAGTCGAGCGCGCCTGGGAGAAACTAGGCGGGGAACCCATCCAAATCCCGCATGCCGAGCACCGGGCACTGCACCTGACGATATTCTCTCGCTTCGAGAACACGTTTGTGCGTGGAGTGCTGGAAATGTATTGGGAAGCCTACGAGGCCTTCGGCTTGAACGTGTATGCCGACTATGCCTATTTGAAGCGCGTCTGGGAATACCATGAGCGGATGGTGGACGCCATCCTGGCGGAGGAGTACGAGCTGGGATACCAGATCCAAATCGAACACGCCAGCCTGCTTCACGAACGCCCCGAGCTACACCGATTGCGGTGGCAGGGACCCACGGCGGCCCTCGAAGCCGGGGCCACCCCAAGAGAGGCAGAATGA